The DNA region CACGTTATGGTCCAGGGAGAGCCTGGAAAGGCGCCCCCCCTTGAAGAGGTAGACCCGGCAGTCCCCCACGGAGGCCCACTCCAGCGTGCCATCCCTCAGATTCACCGCCGCCACCGCCATGGTGGCCCCGGTCCTGCCCAGGATCCCCCCCTGGGAGGCCCACCGGTGCACCGCCGCCTGGGCGGCCAGAACCGCATCCAGGGGCGAACCTCCCGCGTCCAGGACCCCCACCGAGGCGGACAGGGCCCTCTGGGCCGCCTCATCCCCCCGGATCATGCCCCCCATCCCATCCACCACGACGCAGTAAGCCTTATCTCCCCCGGTGCCCACCGCGTAGGCATCCTGCTGGGTTGGCCTCGAGCCCTGGATCGAGAACCCGTCGATCCTCAGGGGACATCACCCCCCGCCATCCGCTCCCTCATGGTCCTCATTACCTCCTCCAGCTCAGCCATGGCCCTTCCGTAGGCGGCGAAGTCGTAGTCCTTTAGGGCCTCCCTCCCCCTCTCCAGGGCACCCAGGGCCCGCTCCACCAGCTGGGACAGGTCACCCTCCCCCCCGGAGGGCCCGGCAGGGGGCTCCGGGGCCTTGGTCTTGGCGGGGCCTAACAGGCGGTCCGCCGCCTCCTCCAGCGTCTCCCCCCAGGCCACGTCCCCACCGGAGGATAGCACCACCCGCTTCAGCTCCGGCAGCTCCCCCGTCTCCGCCTTGAGGTATATGGGCTGCACGTAGAGGATGGACCTGCCCATGGGGAGCACCAACAGGTCCCCCCGGAACACGTCGGAGCCCCGCTGGCTCCAGAGGGACAGCTGGGCGGATATCTCCGGGTTCTGGTCTATCAGGGCCTCCACCTGGGTGGGGCCGAATAGCAGGCTCCGCTTGGGGTACTTGTAGACCAGCAGCTGACCGTACCGGTCCCGGTCGCACCGGGCG from Thermanaerovibrio acidaminovorans DSM 6589 includes:
- a CDS encoding PP2C family protein-serine/threonine phosphatase; the protein is MRIDGFSIQGSRPTQQDAYAVGTGGDKAYCVVVDGMGGMIRGDEAAQRALSASVGVLDAGGSPLDAVLAAQAAVHRWASQGGILGRTGATMAVAAVNLRDGTLEWASVGDCRVYLFKGGRLSRLSLDHNVSSEMVLLGRGPVPGPAGEMITSFIGIENLTEISTSEAPLPLEAGEGVLVVSDGVYRSLHEDRIAMALSRGSDARGILQEVEAQGRPYQDNATLALVIL